From a single Raphanus sativus cultivar WK10039 chromosome 3, ASM80110v3, whole genome shotgun sequence genomic region:
- the LOC130509892 gene encoding uncharacterized protein LOC130509892 yields MNFLFWRRKEVAPMSPQFDTFPWICWYIWKARNDKLFNGKVVSPMDTLQHASLEAECWRKANEEEEVEEELVDSLTMEMETAPSWTSRIPTCQIDASWIANGSVNGLGWSFKDHMGSEFFGLRACRRTLSALHAEMEGLL; encoded by the coding sequence ATGAACTTTCTGTTTTGGAGGAGAAAAGAAGTGGCTCCCATGAGTCCACAATTCGACACCTTCCCATGGATCtgttggtacatttggaaggcgAGGAACGACAAGCTCTTTAATGGGAAAGTCGTATCCCCGATGGATACTCTTCAACACGCCTCACTGGAGGCAGAGTGTTGGAGGAAGGCTAACGAAGAGGAGGAAGTAGAGGAGGAACTCGTTGACTCCCTCACTATGGAGATGGAAACAGCGCCCTCTTGGACATCCCGAATCCCGACCTGCCAAATCgatgcttcatggatcgccaatgGCAGCGTCAATGGCTTAGGGTGGAGTTTTAAGGATCACATGGGCTCTGAATTCTTTGGATTGCGAGCGTGTAGGAGGACCCTCTCAGCTTTACATGCTGAGATGGAAGGTCTACTCTAG